GGATATGGTTCCCAGGCCAGAGAGTGGTCGTAAAATAGGACCGGCTTATAATTCCCGTCTGATTGAATTCGTCAGTGATACAGTAAATGGATGGCGACCAGATGTGGCAGCTCAGCGTTCTGAAAGTTTAGAACGGTGTCTAAAGTGTATGCAGGCATTAGCTAAAAATTGGAGAAATAGGTAAAGAAGTCATATAGAAAAAATAGATCTGATTTAACAACTCCTTACTAATATATTATTTTTGCCATCAGCCCACTTTATTGACCTTTTCTCCTTGTGGGCTGGAATAAGTCTTATCGGTTAGAATATAACCTTTTTACAATAACTTAGAGCCCAACCATCTCGGCCTTGTCCATGATCACATCCATAAAAAAGGGAATTTATGACCGGTAATTCATAATTTTTGTTCAGCAAGCCCTTCATTGTTTAAGCCATTTTTCCAAGGGGAGGAACTCCTGGTGTCAAAAAAACCGACCTGTGAAGAATTTAAACGAAAAATCGAGGAATTAGAGAAAGAAACCATCAGCCTCATGAAGACTGAGGACGCGCTCAAGGAATCGGAAAGGAAGTTCAGGCTCCTGGCAGAACAATCGCCCAACATGATCTTTATCAACTATAAAGGTAAAGTCGTTTACGCTAACAAGTGTGCCGAAGAAGTTCTGGGATATACCAGAGAAGAATTCTATGCCGCGGATTTCGACTTCCTCTCCCTAATAGCGCCGGAATATAGAGAACTGGTTAAAGCAAATTTTAACAAACATTTAAAAGGTGAGGAGGTCGAGCCCTATGAATACGCTCTCTTGACCAAAGACGGCAGAAGGATCGAGGCCATCACCACCACCAGATTGCTGAATTATGACGGGGAAAAGGCCATCCTCGGAACGGTCACTGACATCACCAAGCACAAATTCGTGGAGGAGGCGCTCCACCGGGAACAGGAAAGGTTCCGCATCCTGGTGGAAGCGTCTCCGCTGGCCATCTCCATGATCGGGCAAGACGGTCATTATGAATATGTCAACCCAAAATTCGTGGAGATGTTCGGATATCGTTTAGAGGATATTCCCACCGGACGAGAATGGTTTGCCCAGGCCTATCCGGACGGGGAATACCGGCAGCAGGTCATGACAGCATGGATCAAAGACCTTAAAGATTTAAAAAGCTGTGAAGGCAGATCCAGAACATTCACAGTGACCTGTAAAGACGGCTTGAAAAAAATAATACTATTTAGACCCATGACTCTGGCCACAGGGCAGCAGTTTGTCACCTATGAAGATATCACCAGCCAGAAGAGGGCGGAGGACGCGCTGCGGGAAAGCGAGAAAAAATACCGCGACCTCGTGGAAAATATGAATGATGTGATTTATCAAACCGATGAGAAGGCCGTGGTAACCTATGTCAGTCCGAACATTGAATTGATCGGCGGATACCATCAGTCAGAAGTCATTGGCAGAAAATTCACCGATTTCGTCTATAAGCAAGACCTGCCTGACCGCATGAAGCGATTTCAGGATATAGTGTCTGGAGGCAATGTGCCAACTGAATACCGGTATGTGAAGAAATCCGGCCAAATCATCTGGATAAGAACCACGGCCAGGCCCATATTCAAGGAAAATCGCGTTATCGGGGTGCAGGGGATTTTAACAGATATCACAGATCGTAAGCTGGCTGAGGAAGCCTTGCGAAAAGCTGATGCCAGGTTGAGAAGACATCGTGACCGACTCGAAGAAACGGTCAAAAAACGAACCCTGGAACTGGAAGAAAAAAACAAGGAACTTAAGTCCCAGTCTCAGAAGTTAGAAGAAATGAACTCAGCCTTGAGAATCCTGCTTGAGCAGAGAGAAACCGATAAGGAGGATTTTGCCAGGACTCTGATCCAGAACTTAAGGACCCTGGTTTTACCTTATCTGGAACAGTTGAGAGGAAAGCAGCCATCCCCAGAGCACGACGCCAGCCTGGAGATCGCTATGTCCAATTTGCAGGATATCCTGTTCTCTTTCAGCTCGACCCTGGCCACAAGGTACTCCAGCCTCACCCCTCGCGAAATCCAGGTGGCCAGTCTCATCCGGGACGGAAAATCAAGTAAGGAGATCGCGCAGCTATTTAACCTTTCTGTGCGAAGCGTTGAATATTACCGTGAAAATGTTCGAAAGAAGATGGGGCTGGCAAATAAAAAGATAAATCTCCGTTCTTACTTGTTTTCTTTAAAATAATCCCATATTTTCTACCGTATTATCCAAGCAATAATTACGTAATACATTCCTTTAAATTCCTGCTAAATTAACCCTGCTTTACTTCAAGGTACGATACTTAAGAAAGTAATTTCCAGTGGCGCCCAAGATTAAGGAATCCCCCGGCCGGACAGCGGGGCCTTTGAGTGTTAAGACAGCCAGGACCTCATTTGTTCATCAAGGTGGATTTGTATGTTTTCAAGAGTATTAAATGGAAGTTAAAAAGAAATCAAACGGGCAGCCAGTAAATAAACTCCAGGAACTGCTCGACCTAGTTTCAAAATTGGGAATTTTGGAGAACGATCGCAATTTATCGGCAGAGGAACGGTTTATTTTAGAGAAACGGCTTAAGACCTTATTAGAACTGCTCATTCGAGAATGAGAATTTCGCCCTGATCAAATTAAAGAATCAGAATGAATAAAGTTTCAAAAAAGACCTTCGACCAGATTCTTGCTCGACTGGAAGGGCTGCCTTCCTTGCCTGTGACAGTGGCTGCCATACTGGAGGTTTTGAACAATCCTGAGTCTTCGGCTCAGGAGTTATCAGAGGCTTTAAGTTACGAACAATCCCTGGCTTCCCGTGTTCTCAAGCTGGTCAACTCGGCCTACTACGGCTTTCCTCGCAGAATTGACACCCTCAGTAAAGCGGTCACCATCCTCGGGTACAACTCCATCCGAAACATTATCCTGGTCACAAGCATCTTCGATTCTCTGGACAAGGGTTCAAAGGCCAGGTCCCTGGATCGGAAGGGTTTCTGGCAGCATGCCCTGGGGTGCGGCGCCGCGGCCCAGGTTATGGGAACGAAACTCGGATTCAGACAGGGTGAAGAGCTGTTCCTGGCCGGTCTGCTTCATGACATTGGGAAAGTCATCTTGGATGCCTTTCTCCATGAAGAATACAGCCAGGTGTTAAAGGTGTGCCAGGAGGAAAATCTACTGCTGTTCGAGGCTGAAGAGCAGGTCCTGGGGGTTACGCATGAGGATTTCGGATGCTGGCTGGCCGAGACCTGGAACCTGCCTTACAACCTGACCGAGGCTATTTCCCATCACCACGAGCCACCGGAAAGTAAGGAATATTTCATCATAACCAGCCTGGTCCACATCGGGGATATACTGACCCGGGCCCTTGAAGTGGGCCACGGCGGGGACGATCTGATCCCGGCCATTAACCGCCAGGCCTGGGTAGCCCTGAAACTGAACCCCGCCTTTCTGCAAGATTTGATCGAAGATTTTGAAAACAAGCTCCAGCAGGCCCAGGATTTCATGCCTGATAATTCTTGCTGAGATCGAGTGGACCAACACCCCCGGCAGGAAGTAGTGATGACAATTCAAATAAAATCCTGCTCGGCCCAGACACGCAGACAGTTCAGCCTCTTATCCTAATTAGCAAAACTAGACAAGATTCTCCAGGACATCGTCAAAGGAGTACTTATCGTCCATTGGAAAATATTCTTACCATTCTCTCTCAGCACCGGGCCGCTGATTAGTAGCTCAAACCATTGTCCTTATGAACAAGGCA
This genomic window from Deltaproteobacteria bacterium contains:
- a CDS encoding PAS domain S-box protein; translation: MSKKPTCEEFKRKIEELEKETISLMKTEDALKESERKFRLLAEQSPNMIFINYKGKVVYANKCAEEVLGYTREEFYAADFDFLSLIAPEYRELVKANFNKHLKGEEVEPYEYALLTKDGRRIEAITTTRLLNYDGEKAILGTVTDITKHKFVEEALHREQERFRILVEASPLAISMIGQDGHYEYVNPKFVEMFGYRLEDIPTGREWFAQAYPDGEYRQQVMTAWIKDLKDLKSCEGRSRTFTVTCKDGLKKIILFRPMTLATGQQFVTYEDITSQKRAEDALRESEKKYRDLVENMNDVIYQTDEKAVVTYVSPNIELIGGYHQSEVIGRKFTDFVYKQDLPDRMKRFQDIVSGGNVPTEYRYVKKSGQIIWIRTTARPIFKENRVIGVQGILTDITDRKLAEEALRKADARLRRHRDRLEETVKKRTLELEEKNKELKSQSQKLEEMNSALRILLEQRETDKEDFARTLIQNLRTLVLPYLEQLRGKQPSPEHDASLEIAMSNLQDILFSFSSTLATRYSSLTPREIQVASLIRDGKSSKEIAQLFNLSVRSVEYYRENVRKKMGLANKKINLRSYLFSLK
- a CDS encoding HDOD domain-containing protein; amino-acid sequence: MNKVSKKTFDQILARLEGLPSLPVTVAAILEVLNNPESSAQELSEALSYEQSLASRVLKLVNSAYYGFPRRIDTLSKAVTILGYNSIRNIILVTSIFDSLDKGSKARSLDRKGFWQHALGCGAAAQVMGTKLGFRQGEELFLAGLLHDIGKVILDAFLHEEYSQVLKVCQEENLLLFEAEEQVLGVTHEDFGCWLAETWNLPYNLTEAISHHHEPPESKEYFIITSLVHIGDILTRALEVGHGGDDLIPAINRQAWVALKLNPAFLQDLIEDFENKLQQAQDFMPDNSC